In a genomic window of Malaclemys terrapin pileata isolate rMalTer1 chromosome 17, rMalTer1.hap1, whole genome shotgun sequence:
- the CRB2 gene encoding protein crumbs homolog 2 isoform X5: MLAMELQRILSSAYHAALLLPLFLLLWGVNCDAEIDECDSDPCQNGGTCTDHIGFYTCACAPGYEGIQCEVDINECASQPCINGGICHDLVDSYQCDCSDTGFEGEHCELDILECASQPCLNNATCLEGVKNYSCACWPGYTGQRCEEDVDECAADPCHNGGVCFERSNQTYYGTRHDFPSKFSYSQAAGFLCWCQTGFSGENCSVNIDECESQPCQNGGCCTDLVNGFLCHCLPGYAGVECAVNIDECKDGPCENGATCKDAIADYFCYCAPSQEGIIWGGKNCSVELTGCQMHACQNEALCIPTYQAETHGHLCQCQPGFYDAKCSTPTTFSFSSRGYIFIDMPMSNNRSRRDVAGDYLATVSLRFRTTLPDVILFYRGNEAEYLFLELSDGMLHVGLRRDDAESSLPLKGLRVDDGQWHKAEVLLQDSLQLKLWHKACDTGVCLQDFPTRDGVASLSPAFLKTYIGGVDRDSTANNTRSRGSFIGCLEDLQIDYQAILPSDILHHESSPVELGCNRTEWCHSQPCSQRGLCVDLWATFRCDCTRPYEGQTCSHEYPAGTFGLEDSSSFASFTIADNPGANFNVSFFIRTLKPSGLVLQISNGTDPCLTVYLKRGQLQIATSSANAVTFSENLADGRRYLVTLTFQGGRVHASHSDRDVELGQLAVLPLVAGFEVYVGGLPHQDQVSTWGGYFKGCLQDFQLNNHRMEFFPTQAENYSLPRKVYVGQTTNLAPGCISDDTCKSGPCHNGGTCTITWNDFSCSCPANFTGKTCEERIWCASDPCPKATSCVDVPAGYVCLANATFHGNAAIEFTTNASVTRALNSLHLDFKTRDQDAILLWATEEVDSLQIAIQNSTLLVDIRSGNSIEGVSFLSQTPITDGSWHRVSLSMEEPSVMSSRWLVHLDGSVNVTLQGNAGNLDFLKNNVLIVLAENFTGCLGHVNIGGVYLPFTGQLSYPQPEQFLQSSRGHVQLGCTGADVCASSPCLNAGTCEDLFNSFRCACRAGWEGPLCESNIDDCKSSPCVHGDCVDSVADFQCDCFRGYIGKKCNINVDDCMRHQCLNGGTCVDGVYSYSCKCPAQYSGPRCEWPFPPQQCGKNFTCLNGGKCTSGTWGANCTCKPGFTGRNCQININECDPNPCQNGGTCQDSVNKYQCVCSASYTGERCDIDKGTPGAFFPFPLIEVAAPVACGCLLLLIIGLIFMILTARKRRQSEGTYSPSQQEVAGARLEMDSVLKVPPEERLI; this comes from the exons GTGTAAACTGTGATGCTGAAATAGATGAATGTGACTCAGACCCTTGCCAGAATGGGGGCACGTGCACTgaccacattgggttctacaccTGCGCTTGTGCACCAGGTTATGAGGGAATCCAGTGTGAGGTGGACATCAATGAATGTGCAAGCCAACCATGTATCAACGGAGGGATATGTCATGACCTTGTTGACAG CTACCAGTGTGATTGCAGTGACACAGGCTTTGAAGGGGAGCACTGTGAGCTGGATATCCTGGAGTGCGCCTCCCAGCCCTGTTTGAACAATGCTACCTGTCTGGAGGGTGTCAAGAATTACAGCTGTGCCTGCTGGCCAG GTTACACAGGGCAGCGCTGTGAGGAAGATGTGGACGAGTGTGCTGCAGACCCTTGTCACAATGGAGGCGTGTGCTTTGAGCGCTCCAACCAAACCTACTATGGGACACGACACGACTTCCCCAGCAAGTTCAGCTATAGTCAAGCTGCAGGTTTCCTCTGCTGGTGCCAGACTGGTTTTTCAG GGGAGAACTGCTCTGTTAACATTGATGAATGTGAGTCTCAGCCGTGTCAGAACGGAGGGTGCTGCACCGATCTGGTTAACGGCTTCCTTTGCCATTGTCTACCGGGATACGCAG GTGTGGAATGTGCTGTCAACATCGACGAGTGCAAGGATGGCCCCTGCGAGAATGGGGCTACCTGTAAGGATGCCATTGCTGACTACTTTTGCTACTGTGCCCCTAGTCAGGAAGGCATCATATGGGGAGGGAAGAACTGCTCTGTTGAGCTTACTGGGTGCCAGATGCATGCTTGCCAAAACGAGGCCTTGTGCATCCCAACATACCAAGCTGAGACCCATGGACACCTTTGCCAGTGCCAGCCTGGTTTCTACGATGCCAAATGCTCAACGCCAACAACGTTTTCCTTCAGTTCCCGAGGGTATATCTTCATTGACATGCCCATGAGTAATAATCGGAgcaggagggatgtggcaggggacTACCTGGCCACGGTGTCTCTCCGGTTCCGAACCACCTTGCCTGATGTCATCCTCTTCTATCGGGGCAATGAAGCAGAATACCTGTTCCTGGAGCTCTCTGATGGCATGCTGCATGTGGGGCTAAGGAGAGACGATGCTGAATCCTCTTTGCCCTTGAAGGGGCTGAGGGTTGATGATGGCCAGTGGCACAAAGCTGAGGTTCTTCTGCAGGACTCTCTACAGTTAAAGCTCTGGCATAAAGCTTGCGACACAGGAGTCTGCCTGCAGGACTTTCCTACTAGAGACGGGGTCGCTTCTCTCTCACCTGCCTTCCTAAAAACTTACATCGGGGGAGTTGATAGAGACTCGACAGCTAACAATACACGGAGCCGTGGGAGTTTCATTGGCTGCCTGGAGGACCTGCAGATTGATTATCAGGCTATTCTTCCCTCGGATATACTCCACCACGAATCCTCCCCAGTGGAGCTGGGCTGCAACAGGACTGAATGGTGCCACTCCCAGCCCTGTTCTCAGAGAGGCCTGTGTGTAGACCTCTGGGCAACCTTTAGGTGTGACTGCACTAGGCCTTACGAAGGCCAAACCTGTTCACATG aGTACCCAGCAGGAACATTTGGCTTGGAGGATTCTTCCAGCTTTGCTTCCTTCACAATTGCTGATAATCCTGGTGCAAACTTCAACGTCTCCTTTTTTATCCGTACTCTGAAGCCAAGTGGCCTAGTGCTGCAAATCAGCAATGGGACTGACCCCTGCCTCACTGTGTATCTGAAGAGGGGCCAGCTCCAGATAGCAACATCATCTGCAAATGCTGTGACTTTCTCAGAAAACCTGGCTGATGGGAGGAGGTATCTGGTAACTCTCACCTTCCAAGGAGGAAGAGTTCATGCCAGCCATTCAGACAGAGATGTGGAGCTAGGGCAGCTGGCAGTGCTGCCTCTTGTAGCTGGTTTTGAGGTGTATGTCGGTGGACTTCCTCACCAAGACCAGGTGAGCACCTGGGGAGGATATTTTAAAGGCTGTCTTCAAGATTTCCAGCTCAACAACCACCGAATGGAGTTCTTTCCTACTCAGGCTGAGAACTACAGTCTGCCACGAAAGGTGTACGTGGGACAAACAACTAACCTCGCACCGGGCTGCATCTCTGATGACACCTGCAAG TCTGGGCCATGTCACAATGGTGGCACGTGCACTATCACCTGGaatgacttcagttgcagttgtcCAGCAAATTTCACTGGGAAAACCTGTGAGGAGAGAATCTGGTGTGCAAGTGACCCTTGTCCCAAAGCCACTTCCTGCGTGGATGTTCCAGCAGGATATGTAT GTCTGGCTAATGCAACATTTCATGGCAATGCTGCCATTGAATTCACCACCAATGCTTCAGTCACCAGAGCTCTCAACAGCCTCCACCTAGACTTCAAAACCAGGGACCAAGACGCCATTTTGCTCTGGGCTACTGAAGAAGTGGACTCCCTCCAAATTGCCATTCAGAACTCCACTCTGCTTGTGGATATTAGAAGTGGGAATAGCATTGAAGGGGTCAGTTTCTTGAGTCAGACACCCATCACGGATGGCTCCTGGCACAGAGTCTCTCTGTCTATGGAAGAGCCGTCTGTGATGTCTTCAAGGTGGCTAGTTCATTTGGATGGTTCTGTGAACGTGACTCTCCAGGGGAATGCTGGGAACCTGGACTTCTTAAAGAACAACGTGCTGATTGTACTAGCTGAGAACTTCACAGGCTGCCTTGGACATGTGAACATAGGGGGAGTATATCTGCCGTTCACTGGCCAACTCTCTTACCCTCAGCCAGAACAGTTTCTGCAGTCTAGCAGGGGACACGTCCAGCTGGGCTGCACTGGGGCTGATGTGTGCGCTTCGAGCCCTTGTCTCAATGCGGGCACTTGTGAGGACTTGTTTAACTCCTTCCGGTGCGCCTGCAGGGCCGGATGGGAGGGGCCTCTGTGCGAGTCTAACATAGACGACTGCAAGTCCAGCCCGTGTGTCCATGGGGACTGCGTGGACTCAGTGGCAGATTTTCAGTGCGACTGTTTCCGGGGCTACATTGGGAAGAAGTGTAACATCAATGTGGATGATTGCATGCGACACCAGTGCTTAAATGGAGGGACCTGTGTTGATGGGGTTTACAGCTACTCCTGCAAGTGCCCAGCTCAGTACTCAGGGCCTCGCTGCGA ATGGCCGTTTCCACCTCAACAGTGCGGCAAAAACTTCACCTGTCTGAATGGAGGCAAATGTACCAGTGGGACATGGGGAGCCAACTGCACCTGCAAGCCGGGCTTCACCGGAAGGAA CTGTCAAATTAACATCAATGAGTGTGATCCAAATCCGTGCCAGAATGGAGGGACATGCCAGGACTCTGTGAACAAGTACCAGTGTGTGTGCAGTGCCAGCTACACCGGAGAGCGCTGTGATATTGAT
- the CRB2 gene encoding protein crumbs homolog 2 isoform X3 has protein sequence MLAMELQRILSSAYHAALLLPLFLLLWGTSGSETASSCSSFPCENGGSCEDLEGSYRCLCPQQPVAYMGTNCEFLYSVCAMDKCPPNWICRETAGLLDYECICRPGFTGTECSVNINECESNPCKGPHFECVDSANGYICRCQTGPNGEGCRTELSVCSSHPCQNNGTCIEGAGIYTCSCQPGHTGAHCEDNIDECASSPCQNGAICLDRVNEYNCFCVPGFQGNRCEIDINECASRPCKNNGTCLNEMDHYLCKCVPGYAGVNCDAEIDECDSDPCQNGGTCTDHIGFYTCACAPGYEGIQCEVDINECASQPCINGGICHDLVDSYQCDCSDTGFEGEHCELDILECASQPCLNNATCLEGVKNYSCACWPGYTGQRCEEDVDECAADPCHNGGVCFERSNQTYYGTRHDFPSKFSYSQAAGFLCWCQTGFSGENCSVNIDECESQPCQNGGCCTDLVNGFLCHCLPGYAGVECAVNIDECKDGPCENGATCKDAIADYFCYCAPSQEGIIWGGKNCSVELTGCQMHACQNEALCIPTYQAETHGHLCQCQPGFYDAKCSTPTTFSFSSRGYIFIDMPMSNNRSRRDVAGDYLATVSLRFRTTLPDVILFYRGNEAEYLFLELSDGMLHVGLRRDDAESSLPLKGLRVDDGQWHKAEVLLQDSLQLKLWHKACDTGVCLQDFPTRDGVASLSPAFLKTYIGGVDRDSTANNTRSRGSFIGCLEDLQIDYQAILPSDILHHESSPVELGCNRTEWCHSQPCSQRGLCVDLWATFRCDCTRPYEGQTCSHEYPAGTFGLEDSSSFASFTIADNPGANFNVSFFIRTLKPSGLVLQISNGTDPCLTVYLKRGQLQIATSSANAVTFSENLADGRRYLVTLTFQGGRVHASHSDRDVELGQLAVLPLVAGFEVYVGGLPHQDQVSTWGGYFKGCLQDFQLNNHRMEFFPTQAENYSLPRKVYVGQTTNLAPGCISDDTCKSGPCHNGGTCTITWNDFSCSCPANFTGKTCEERIWCASDPCPKATSCVDVPAGYVCLANATFHGNAAIEFTTNASVTRALNSLHLDFKTRDQDAILLWATEEVDSLQIAIQNSTLLVDIRSGNSIEGVSFLSQTPITDGSWHRVSLSMEEPSVMSSRWLVHLDGSVNVTLQGNAGNLDFLKNNVLIVLAENFTGCLGHVNIGGVYLPFTGQLSYPQPEQFLQSSRGHVQLGCTGADVCASSPCLNAGTCEDLFNSFRCACRAGWEGPLCESNIDDCKSSPCVHGDCVDSVADFQCDCFRGYIGKKCNINVDDCMRHQCLNGGTCVDGVYSYSCKCPAQYSGPRCEWPFPPQQCGKNFTCLNGGKCTSGTWGANCTCKPGFTGRNCQININECDPNPCQNGGTCQDSVNKYQCVCSASYTGERCDIDQPAWAHLSNSSFVGAVGAAGATLLLALVAASVIAMKKRRATQGTYSPSRQEKDGARVELWNVIKLPPTERLI, from the exons GAACATCAGGCTCTGAAACTGCCAGCAGCTGTTCATCATTCCCCTGTGAGAACGGGGGAAGCTGTGAGGATTTGGAGGGGAGCTACAGGTGCCTCTGCCCCCAGCAACCAGTGGCATACATGGGCACAAACTGTGAATTCCTCTACTCTGTGTGCGCTATGGACAAATGTCCCCCAAATTGGATATGCCGTGAAACTGCGGGACTCCTGGATTATGAATGCATCTGTAGGCCTGGCTTCACAGGTACTGAGTGTAGTGTTAATATTAATGAGTGTGAGAGCAACCCTTGTAAAGGGCCTCATTTTGAATGTGTAGATAGTGCAAATGGATACATCTGCCGATGCCAAACGGGACCAAATGGAGAAGGCTGCCGCACTGAACTATCTGTGTGCTCTAGCCATCCCTGCCAAAATAACGGGACCTGCATCGAGGGTGCCGGGATATATACCTGCAGCTGCCAACCTGGTCACACTGGGGCCCACTGTGAAGATAACATCGACGAGTGCGCCTCCAGCCCATGTCAGAATGGAGCCATCTGCCTAGACAGGGTGAATGAGTATAACTGTTTCTGTGTGCCTGGGTTCCAAGGAAACCGCTGTGAAATAGACATCAACGAGTGTGCATCCCGGCCCTGTAAAAACAATGGCACCTGCCTGAATGAGATGGATCACTATTTGTGCAAGTGTGTCCCCGGCTATGCAG GTGTAAACTGTGATGCTGAAATAGATGAATGTGACTCAGACCCTTGCCAGAATGGGGGCACGTGCACTgaccacattgggttctacaccTGCGCTTGTGCACCAGGTTATGAGGGAATCCAGTGTGAGGTGGACATCAATGAATGTGCAAGCCAACCATGTATCAACGGAGGGATATGTCATGACCTTGTTGACAG CTACCAGTGTGATTGCAGTGACACAGGCTTTGAAGGGGAGCACTGTGAGCTGGATATCCTGGAGTGCGCCTCCCAGCCCTGTTTGAACAATGCTACCTGTCTGGAGGGTGTCAAGAATTACAGCTGTGCCTGCTGGCCAG GTTACACAGGGCAGCGCTGTGAGGAAGATGTGGACGAGTGTGCTGCAGACCCTTGTCACAATGGAGGCGTGTGCTTTGAGCGCTCCAACCAAACCTACTATGGGACACGACACGACTTCCCCAGCAAGTTCAGCTATAGTCAAGCTGCAGGTTTCCTCTGCTGGTGCCAGACTGGTTTTTCAG GGGAGAACTGCTCTGTTAACATTGATGAATGTGAGTCTCAGCCGTGTCAGAACGGAGGGTGCTGCACCGATCTGGTTAACGGCTTCCTTTGCCATTGTCTACCGGGATACGCAG GTGTGGAATGTGCTGTCAACATCGACGAGTGCAAGGATGGCCCCTGCGAGAATGGGGCTACCTGTAAGGATGCCATTGCTGACTACTTTTGCTACTGTGCCCCTAGTCAGGAAGGCATCATATGGGGAGGGAAGAACTGCTCTGTTGAGCTTACTGGGTGCCAGATGCATGCTTGCCAAAACGAGGCCTTGTGCATCCCAACATACCAAGCTGAGACCCATGGACACCTTTGCCAGTGCCAGCCTGGTTTCTACGATGCCAAATGCTCAACGCCAACAACGTTTTCCTTCAGTTCCCGAGGGTATATCTTCATTGACATGCCCATGAGTAATAATCGGAgcaggagggatgtggcaggggacTACCTGGCCACGGTGTCTCTCCGGTTCCGAACCACCTTGCCTGATGTCATCCTCTTCTATCGGGGCAATGAAGCAGAATACCTGTTCCTGGAGCTCTCTGATGGCATGCTGCATGTGGGGCTAAGGAGAGACGATGCTGAATCCTCTTTGCCCTTGAAGGGGCTGAGGGTTGATGATGGCCAGTGGCACAAAGCTGAGGTTCTTCTGCAGGACTCTCTACAGTTAAAGCTCTGGCATAAAGCTTGCGACACAGGAGTCTGCCTGCAGGACTTTCCTACTAGAGACGGGGTCGCTTCTCTCTCACCTGCCTTCCTAAAAACTTACATCGGGGGAGTTGATAGAGACTCGACAGCTAACAATACACGGAGCCGTGGGAGTTTCATTGGCTGCCTGGAGGACCTGCAGATTGATTATCAGGCTATTCTTCCCTCGGATATACTCCACCACGAATCCTCCCCAGTGGAGCTGGGCTGCAACAGGACTGAATGGTGCCACTCCCAGCCCTGTTCTCAGAGAGGCCTGTGTGTAGACCTCTGGGCAACCTTTAGGTGTGACTGCACTAGGCCTTACGAAGGCCAAACCTGTTCACATG aGTACCCAGCAGGAACATTTGGCTTGGAGGATTCTTCCAGCTTTGCTTCCTTCACAATTGCTGATAATCCTGGTGCAAACTTCAACGTCTCCTTTTTTATCCGTACTCTGAAGCCAAGTGGCCTAGTGCTGCAAATCAGCAATGGGACTGACCCCTGCCTCACTGTGTATCTGAAGAGGGGCCAGCTCCAGATAGCAACATCATCTGCAAATGCTGTGACTTTCTCAGAAAACCTGGCTGATGGGAGGAGGTATCTGGTAACTCTCACCTTCCAAGGAGGAAGAGTTCATGCCAGCCATTCAGACAGAGATGTGGAGCTAGGGCAGCTGGCAGTGCTGCCTCTTGTAGCTGGTTTTGAGGTGTATGTCGGTGGACTTCCTCACCAAGACCAGGTGAGCACCTGGGGAGGATATTTTAAAGGCTGTCTTCAAGATTTCCAGCTCAACAACCACCGAATGGAGTTCTTTCCTACTCAGGCTGAGAACTACAGTCTGCCACGAAAGGTGTACGTGGGACAAACAACTAACCTCGCACCGGGCTGCATCTCTGATGACACCTGCAAG TCTGGGCCATGTCACAATGGTGGCACGTGCACTATCACCTGGaatgacttcagttgcagttgtcCAGCAAATTTCACTGGGAAAACCTGTGAGGAGAGAATCTGGTGTGCAAGTGACCCTTGTCCCAAAGCCACTTCCTGCGTGGATGTTCCAGCAGGATATGTAT GTCTGGCTAATGCAACATTTCATGGCAATGCTGCCATTGAATTCACCACCAATGCTTCAGTCACCAGAGCTCTCAACAGCCTCCACCTAGACTTCAAAACCAGGGACCAAGACGCCATTTTGCTCTGGGCTACTGAAGAAGTGGACTCCCTCCAAATTGCCATTCAGAACTCCACTCTGCTTGTGGATATTAGAAGTGGGAATAGCATTGAAGGGGTCAGTTTCTTGAGTCAGACACCCATCACGGATGGCTCCTGGCACAGAGTCTCTCTGTCTATGGAAGAGCCGTCTGTGATGTCTTCAAGGTGGCTAGTTCATTTGGATGGTTCTGTGAACGTGACTCTCCAGGGGAATGCTGGGAACCTGGACTTCTTAAAGAACAACGTGCTGATTGTACTAGCTGAGAACTTCACAGGCTGCCTTGGACATGTGAACATAGGGGGAGTATATCTGCCGTTCACTGGCCAACTCTCTTACCCTCAGCCAGAACAGTTTCTGCAGTCTAGCAGGGGACACGTCCAGCTGGGCTGCACTGGGGCTGATGTGTGCGCTTCGAGCCCTTGTCTCAATGCGGGCACTTGTGAGGACTTGTTTAACTCCTTCCGGTGCGCCTGCAGGGCCGGATGGGAGGGGCCTCTGTGCGAGTCTAACATAGACGACTGCAAGTCCAGCCCGTGTGTCCATGGGGACTGCGTGGACTCAGTGGCAGATTTTCAGTGCGACTGTTTCCGGGGCTACATTGGGAAGAAGTGTAACATCAATGTGGATGATTGCATGCGACACCAGTGCTTAAATGGAGGGACCTGTGTTGATGGGGTTTACAGCTACTCCTGCAAGTGCCCAGCTCAGTACTCAGGGCCTCGCTGCGA ATGGCCGTTTCCACCTCAACAGTGCGGCAAAAACTTCACCTGTCTGAATGGAGGCAAATGTACCAGTGGGACATGGGGAGCCAACTGCACCTGCAAGCCGGGCTTCACCGGAAGGAA CTGTCAAATTAACATCAATGAGTGTGATCCAAATCCGTGCCAGAATGGAGGGACATGCCAGGACTCTGTGAACAAGTACCAGTGTGTGTGCAGTGCCAGCTACACCGGAGAGCGCTGTGATATTGAT